One genomic segment of Pyruvatibacter mobilis includes these proteins:
- a CDS encoding TlyA family RNA methyltransferase → MRLDLLLVDRGLAPSRARAQAEIKAGRVKVRGVVAAKPSQEFDPDTDITLDEPAIPYVSRAGLKLAHALDQFGIPSRDKVVLDIGASTGGFTDVVLTRGARRVYAVDVGRDQLSEKFRTDDRVISLEGQDARTLTAEQITEPVDIIVCDVSFISATKVLPHACTFASTPARLVVLVKPQFEVGREAIGKGGIVKDQDARQSSIETVSAAITEMPGWTITGCVESPIAGGSGNVEFLLGARLDEKE, encoded by the coding sequence GTGCGGCTTGATCTCTTGCTCGTGGACCGCGGGCTTGCTCCCTCGCGCGCCCGTGCGCAGGCCGAAATCAAGGCCGGCCGGGTGAAAGTGCGCGGCGTCGTCGCCGCCAAGCCGTCTCAGGAGTTTGATCCGGATACGGACATCACCCTGGACGAGCCGGCGATCCCCTATGTGTCGCGCGCGGGCCTGAAACTCGCCCACGCGCTGGACCAGTTCGGCATCCCGTCCAGGGACAAGGTGGTGCTGGATATCGGAGCGTCGACCGGTGGCTTCACCGATGTTGTGCTGACCCGCGGCGCAAGGCGCGTCTATGCGGTGGATGTGGGGCGCGATCAGCTATCGGAAAAGTTCCGCACCGATGACCGCGTCATTTCCCTTGAAGGCCAGGACGCGCGGACGCTGACCGCGGAACAGATCACCGAGCCGGTCGATATCATCGTCTGCGACGTGTCTTTCATTTCCGCTACCAAGGTGCTGCCCCATGCCTGCACATTCGCAAGCACGCCCGCCCGGCTTGTGGTGCTGGTGAAACCGCAATTCGAAGTAGGGCGCGAGGCCATCGGCAAGGGTGGCATCGTCAAGGATCAGGATGCCCGCCAGAGTTCCATCGAAACGGTCAGCGCGGCCATTACGGAGATGCCCGGCTGGACCATCACCGGCTGCGTGGAAAGCCCGATCGCCGGGGGCAGCGGCAATGTTGAGTTCCTGCTCGGGGCGCGTCTGGATGAAAAAGAATGA
- the dxs gene encoding 1-deoxy-D-xylulose-5-phosphate synthase, giving the protein MADHLPAKTPLLDRVTVPADLRALSEKDLRQFADELRAETIAAVSETGGHLGAGLGVVELTTAIHYVFNTPDDRLIFDVGHQCYPHKIITGRRDRIRTLRQGGGLSGFTKRAESGYDPFGAAHSSTSISAGLGMAVARDLKQRDNNVIAVIGDGAMSAGMAYEAMNNAGALGSRLIVILNDNDMSIAPPVGAMSAYLARLISGSSYRTLRNFARQLAEKMPRTLETTAKRAEEYARGMATGGTLFEELGFYYVGPIDGHNLDHLLPVLKNVRDAKDGPILIHVVTQKGKGYAPAEAAADKYHGVSKFDVITGTQQKAKANAPAYTKVFANALVTEAEEDDRIVAVNAAMPGGTGLDIFAGRFPERSFDVGIAEQHAVTFAAGLATEGMKPFAAIYSTFLQRAYDQVVHDVAIQKLPVRFAIDRAGLVGADGPTHAGAFDITYLSTLPGFVVMAAGDEAELVHMVRTAAAYDEGPIAFRYPRGEGMGVDMPERGQMLEIGKGRVLREGSKIAILSLGGRLAECLAAADDLAAHGLSATVADARFAKPLDIDLINRLADAHEVLITIEEGSVGGFGSHVLQHLAMSGRLDRGLKIRPMVLPDRFIDQDKPGVMYAEAGLDRAAIVATAMSALGVAETVSDTAPQRA; this is encoded by the coding sequence ATGGCCGATCACCTGCCTGCCAAAACCCCGCTTCTTGACCGGGTGACGGTCCCCGCCGACCTCCGCGCGCTGTCAGAGAAAGACCTGCGCCAGTTCGCAGACGAACTCCGTGCTGAAACCATCGCCGCTGTCTCCGAAACCGGCGGGCATCTGGGTGCGGGGCTTGGCGTGGTCGAACTGACCACCGCCATCCACTATGTGTTCAACACCCCCGATGACCGGCTGATCTTCGATGTGGGCCACCAGTGCTACCCGCACAAGATCATCACCGGCCGCCGCGACCGCATCCGCACCCTGCGCCAGGGCGGCGGGCTATCGGGCTTCACCAAACGGGCGGAGAGTGGCTACGACCCCTTCGGCGCGGCGCATTCTTCGACGTCGATTTCAGCCGGTCTCGGCATGGCGGTGGCGCGCGACCTGAAACAGCGCGACAACAACGTGATCGCCGTCATCGGCGATGGCGCCATGTCCGCCGGCATGGCCTATGAGGCGATGAACAATGCAGGCGCGCTCGGCAGCCGCCTGATCGTCATCCTCAACGACAACGACATGTCGATCGCCCCGCCGGTGGGCGCCATGTCGGCCTATCTGGCGCGGCTCATTTCCGGGTCGTCCTACCGGACCTTGCGCAATTTCGCCCGCCAGCTGGCGGAGAAGATGCCGCGCACGCTGGAAACCACCGCCAAGCGGGCCGAGGAATATGCCCGCGGCATGGCGACCGGCGGTACATTGTTCGAGGAGCTGGGCTTCTATTATGTGGGCCCCATCGACGGGCACAATCTCGACCATCTGCTCCCGGTACTGAAGAATGTGCGGGACGCCAAGGACGGGCCGATCCTCATTCATGTGGTGACGCAGAAGGGCAAGGGCTATGCCCCAGCGGAAGCGGCTGCGGACAAATATCACGGCGTGTCGAAGTTCGACGTCATTACCGGCACTCAGCAAAAGGCCAAGGCCAACGCGCCTGCCTATACCAAGGTGTTTGCCAATGCGCTGGTGACGGAAGCCGAGGAAGACGACCGGATCGTCGCCGTCAATGCGGCCATGCCCGGCGGCACCGGGCTTGATATCTTCGCCGGACGCTTCCCCGAGCGCAGCTTCGATGTGGGCATCGCCGAGCAGCACGCGGTGACATTTGCAGCGGGGCTGGCGACCGAGGGCATGAAGCCATTTGCCGCGATCTATTCCACCTTCCTGCAGCGCGCCTACGATCAGGTGGTGCATGACGTGGCGATCCAGAAGCTGCCCGTCCGCTTTGCCATTGACCGGGCGGGCCTTGTGGGCGCCGACGGGCCGACCCATGCAGGCGCGTTCGACATCACCTATCTGTCCACTTTACCGGGCTTCGTGGTGATGGCCGCAGGCGATGAGGCCGAGCTGGTCCACATGGTGCGCACGGCGGCAGCCTATGACGAGGGGCCCATCGCCTTCCGCTATCCGCGCGGGGAGGGCATGGGCGTGGACATGCCGGAACGCGGGCAAATGCTCGAGATCGGCAAGGGCCGCGTGCTGCGTGAAGGCTCGAAGATCGCGATCCTCAGCCTTGGCGGCCGGCTGGCCGAATGCCTGGCCGCTGCCGATGATCTTGCCGCCCATGGCCTGTCCGCCACCGTGGCGGATGCGCGCTTTGCCAAGCCGCTGGATATTGATCTTATCAACCGCCTCGCGGATGCCCATGAGGTGCTCATCACCATCGAGGAAGGGTCGGTCGGCGGCTTCGGCAGCCATGTGCTGCAGCATCTCGCGATGAGCGGGCGGCTTGACCGGGGGCTGAAAATCAGGCCCATGGTGCTGCCTGATCGCTTTATCGATCAGGACAAGCCCGGCGTCATGTATGCGGAAGCGGGCCTCGACAGGGCAGCCATCGTCGCAACCGCGATGTCGGCCCTTGGCGTGGCGGAAACCGTGAGCGACACAGCGCCCCAACGCGCCTGA
- a CDS encoding exodeoxyribonuclease VII small subunit: MADKIPADIKKLSFEAALEELERIVSQLEGGDVDLEKSIEVYERGTALKAHCEAKLREAEMKVEKISLGPDGAPAGTAAAHMDDD, translated from the coding sequence ATGGCCGACAAGATCCCCGCCGATATCAAGAAACTCTCCTTCGAGGCGGCGCTCGAGGAACTTGAGCGCATCGTCAGCCAGCTCGAGGGCGGCGACGTAGATCTGGAAAAGTCCATCGAGGTCTATGAGCGCGGCACGGCGCTGAAGGCCCATTGCGAGGCCAAGCTGCGGGAAGCCGAGATGAAGGTCGAAAAGATCAGCCTCGGCCCCGACGGCGCGCCCGCCGGCACCGCCGCCGCCCATATGGACGACGACTGA